The Mycolicibacterium boenickei genome has a segment encoding these proteins:
- a CDS encoding RDD family protein yields MVWQPAPVVTGDAVVLDVAIAQLPVRTLAALIDIVVIAVGYVVGLLLWSITLTQFDDALSAAILIIFTVLTLVGYPVLMETATRGRSLGKMALGLRVVAEDGGPERFRQALFRGLAGFVEIWMLTGGPAVLCSLVSAKGKRLGDIFAGTVVISERGPKLNPPPVMPPALAWWAGSLELSGLGPEQAELARQFLSRSAQLDPRIRHEMGSRIFAEVASRISPPPPPGAPAEYVLAAVLAERHRRALARLMPQAPAAYPPPYPSYPPPPPTSGFTPPS; encoded by the coding sequence ATGGTTTGGCAGCCCGCGCCGGTGGTGACCGGGGACGCCGTCGTCCTCGACGTGGCAATCGCCCAGTTGCCGGTGCGCACCCTGGCCGCGCTGATCGACATCGTGGTGATCGCCGTCGGGTACGTGGTGGGGTTGCTGTTGTGGTCGATCACCCTGACCCAGTTCGACGACGCGTTGTCGGCCGCGATCCTGATCATCTTCACGGTGCTGACCCTGGTGGGTTATCCGGTGCTGATGGAGACCGCGACCAGGGGCCGGTCGCTGGGCAAGATGGCGTTGGGGCTGCGGGTGGTGGCCGAGGACGGCGGCCCGGAGCGCTTTCGTCAGGCCCTGTTCCGCGGACTGGCCGGGTTCGTCGAGATCTGGATGCTGACGGGCGGGCCGGCGGTGCTCTGCAGCCTGGTGTCGGCCAAGGGCAAGCGGCTCGGCGACATCTTCGCGGGCACCGTGGTGATCAGCGAGCGCGGACCCAAGCTGAATCCGCCCCCGGTGATGCCGCCGGCGCTGGCGTGGTGGGCCGGCTCGCTGGAACTGTCGGGCCTGGGTCCCGAGCAGGCCGAGTTGGCCAGGCAGTTCCTGTCGCGCTCGGCGCAGCTCGATCCGCGGATACGCCACGAGATGGGCAGCCGGATCTTCGCTGAGGTCGCCTCACGCATCTCGCCCCCGCCGCCTCCGGGCGCGCCGGCCGAGTATGTGCTGGCCGCGGTGCTGGCAGAACGGCATCGTCGTGCGCTGGCCCGGCTGATGCCGCAGGCTCCGGCGGCCTACCCGCCGCCCTATCCGAGCTATCCGCCACCGCCTCCGACCAGCGGCTTCACTCCACCCAGCTAG
- a CDS encoding TetR/AcrR family transcriptional regulator: MTNSVSTHSGPRERTRKAILDAAMTVLADNPTASLSDIAATADVGRSTVHRYYPERSDLLRALARHVHELTIAAIDRADPMHGPVDAALRRVVESQLDLGPIVLFVYSEPTILADPELAAYLDSGDDAIVEVLNRASVDRPEYPPGWARRVFWALLDAGYEAAKQDGTPRHQIVDAIMTSLTAGTIKLPRG; encoded by the coding sequence ATGACCAATTCGGTATCGACGCACAGCGGGCCGCGTGAGCGCACCCGCAAGGCGATTCTCGATGCCGCGATGACGGTCCTGGCCGACAATCCGACGGCGTCGCTCTCCGATATCGCTGCCACTGCCGACGTCGGCCGCAGCACCGTGCACCGGTACTACCCGGAGCGTTCCGATCTTCTGCGCGCCCTGGCCCGGCATGTCCACGAACTCACCATTGCCGCGATCGACCGCGCCGATCCGATGCACGGTCCCGTCGACGCGGCTCTGCGCCGGGTGGTGGAAAGCCAACTCGATCTGGGGCCGATCGTGCTGTTCGTCTACAGCGAACCGACGATCCTGGCCGATCCCGAGTTGGCGGCCTACCTCGACTCCGGTGACGACGCGATCGTCGAGGTGCTCAACCGAGCGTCAGTCGACAGGCCCGAATACCCCCCAGGGTGGGCCCGGCGGGTGTTCTGGGCCCTGCTTGACGCCGGCTATGAAGCCGCCAAGCAGGACGGCACCCCCCGCCACCAAATCGTCGACGCCATCATGACCAGCCTGACCGCGGGCACCATCAAACTCCCGCGCGGCTGA
- the lfrA gene encoding efflux MFS transporter LfrA, with product MSTCLDGSPAVTPTPKRAWIALAVLMLPVLLIAIDNTVLAFALPAIAEDFRPAASTQLWIVDVYSLVLAALLVAMGGLGDRFGRRRLLLIGATGFALVSAAAAFAPSAAYLVAARAALGVFGAMLMPSTLSLIRNIFTEASSRRLAIAIWASCFTAGSTLGPIVGGALLQHFHWGSVFLVAVPILLPLLVLGPRLVPESRDPNPGPLDLTSVALSFTAMLPFVWAIKSAAHDGFSGSVVAAFAIGIVSGVLFVRRQNRSATPMLDMGLFSYAPFSASILANFLSIVGLIGFIFFISQHLQLVLGLSPLAAGLVTLPGAVVSMIAGLAVVKAAKRFAPDKLMIFGLVFVAAGFALILAFRHDLSVAAVIASFVVLELGVGVSQTVSNDTIVASVPAAKAGAASAVSETAYELGAVVGTATLGTIFTAFYRNNIQIPAGLTPAQAADAGESIGGATSVAADLPAEIGQRLMDSARTAFDSGIAPTAVIAAALALTAAAIVAAAFRRQAQRS from the coding sequence ATGTCCACCTGCCTCGACGGCAGTCCGGCTGTGACGCCGACCCCGAAACGTGCCTGGATCGCGCTTGCGGTCCTGATGCTGCCGGTCCTGCTGATCGCGATCGACAACACCGTGCTGGCCTTCGCGCTGCCTGCGATCGCCGAAGATTTCCGCCCCGCGGCGTCCACCCAGCTGTGGATCGTCGACGTCTACTCCCTCGTGCTGGCCGCGCTGCTGGTCGCCATGGGCGGGCTCGGCGACCGCTTCGGCCGGCGCCGCCTGCTGCTGATCGGTGCCACGGGCTTTGCCCTCGTGTCGGCCGCCGCGGCCTTCGCGCCCAGCGCGGCCTACCTGGTCGCCGCCCGCGCTGCCCTCGGCGTCTTCGGCGCGATGCTGATGCCGTCGACGCTGTCGCTGATCCGCAACATCTTCACCGAGGCGTCGTCGCGCCGGCTCGCGATCGCCATCTGGGCCTCGTGCTTCACGGCGGGCTCCACGCTGGGCCCGATCGTCGGCGGCGCGCTGCTGCAGCATTTCCATTGGGGCTCAGTGTTCCTCGTGGCGGTGCCGATCCTGCTGCCGCTGCTGGTGCTGGGGCCCCGGCTGGTCCCGGAGTCGCGTGACCCGAATCCGGGCCCGCTGGATCTGACGAGCGTGGCGCTGTCGTTCACCGCGATGCTGCCGTTCGTGTGGGCCATCAAGAGCGCGGCCCACGACGGCTTCTCGGGCAGCGTGGTGGCGGCGTTCGCGATCGGCATCGTCTCCGGCGTGCTGTTCGTGCGCAGGCAGAACCGCAGTGCCACACCGATGCTCGACATGGGCCTGTTCTCCTACGCGCCGTTCAGCGCGTCGATCCTGGCGAACTTCCTGTCGATCGTCGGCCTGATCGGGTTCATCTTCTTCATCTCGCAGCACCTGCAGCTGGTACTCGGCCTGTCGCCGCTGGCGGCCGGTCTGGTGACACTGCCGGGCGCCGTGGTGTCGATGATCGCCGGTCTGGCGGTGGTCAAGGCCGCCAAGCGGTTCGCGCCGGACAAGCTGATGATCTTCGGTCTGGTGTTCGTCGCGGCCGGCTTCGCCTTGATCCTGGCCTTCCGCCACGACCTGTCGGTGGCCGCGGTGATCGCGTCGTTCGTGGTGCTGGAGCTGGGTGTCGGCGTCTCACAGACGGTGTCCAACGACACCATCGTGGCGTCGGTACCCGCGGCGAAAGCCGGTGCAGCGTCCGCTGTCTCGGAGACGGCGTACGAGCTGGGCGCGGTGGTGGGCACCGCGACACTCGGAACGATCTTCACCGCGTTCTACCGCAACAACATCCAGATTCCGGCCGGGCTGACCCCCGCGCAGGCCGCCGATGCCGGTGAGAGCATCGGCGGTGCCACCTCGGTGGCCGCGGATCTGCCTGCCGAAATCGGTCAGCGCCTGATGGATTCGGCCCGCACGGCGTTCGACTCCGGCATCGCGCCGACAGCCGTCATCGCGGCGGCTCTGGCGCTGACGGCGGCCGCGATCGTGGCGGCAGCGTTCCGTAGGCAGGCTCAGCGGAGTTGA
- a CDS encoding anthrone oxygenase family protein → MTISPVVVLTAAAALGSAAAGGIFYAFSTFVMRGLDRTGPVDAVTAMRGMNAEANANAPFLLFLLGSALLSAIVGVTAVAQIGRPGSWFLLAGAIFGVLGMVITMAFNVPLNNHLDQIDLADAAAEWQAYLTSWTAWNHVRTASGFIGAVLLLIGLRYR, encoded by the coding sequence ATGACCATCAGCCCCGTCGTTGTCCTCACCGCGGCCGCAGCTCTCGGCAGTGCCGCCGCCGGTGGAATCTTCTACGCGTTCTCCACGTTCGTGATGCGCGGCCTCGACCGCACCGGCCCCGTCGACGCGGTCACCGCCATGCGCGGCATGAACGCCGAAGCCAACGCCAACGCTCCGTTCCTGCTGTTCCTGCTCGGCTCGGCCCTGCTGTCGGCGATCGTCGGGGTGACGGCGGTGGCTCAGATCGGCCGGCCGGGCAGCTGGTTCCTGTTGGCCGGCGCGATCTTCGGAGTCCTGGGCATGGTGATCACGATGGCGTTCAACGTGCCGCTCAACAACCACCTCGACCAGATCGACCTGGCCGATGCGGCCGCCGAATGGCAGGCCTACCTCACCAGCTGGACGGCCTGGAACCACGTGCGCACCGCGTCGGGTTTCATCGGCGCGGTCCTGCTGCTGATCGGCCTGCGCTACCGCTGA
- a CDS encoding methyltransferase domain-containing protein — protein MTFDELIAEGDAASVDGWDFSWLDGRATEARPSWGYQQLMSRRLATVDSALDIQTGGGEVLAGVTTFPPTMAATESWPPNLDRATRLLGPRGVVVVADPDEPPLPFADAAFELVLSRHPATVWWDEIARVLMPGGTYLAQHVGPASVFELTEFFLGPQPEARRARDPEIEAAGARAAGLEIVDLRAERLRMEFFDIGAVVYFLRKVIWIVPGFTVAANRDRLAALHHQILTDGSFVAHSSRHLIEARKPG, from the coding sequence ATGACGTTCGACGAGTTGATCGCCGAGGGCGACGCAGCATCGGTCGACGGCTGGGACTTCTCATGGCTGGACGGCAGGGCCACCGAGGCGCGGCCGTCGTGGGGCTATCAGCAGTTGATGAGCCGACGGTTGGCGACGGTGGACTCGGCACTGGACATCCAGACCGGCGGTGGCGAGGTGCTCGCCGGAGTGACGACGTTCCCACCGACCATGGCAGCGACCGAATCCTGGCCGCCCAACCTCGACCGCGCGACCCGGCTGCTCGGTCCCCGCGGTGTCGTCGTGGTCGCCGATCCCGACGAGCCGCCCCTGCCGTTCGCCGACGCGGCGTTCGAGCTCGTTCTCAGCCGGCATCCGGCCACCGTGTGGTGGGACGAGATCGCCCGGGTACTGATGCCCGGCGGCACCTATCTGGCCCAACACGTCGGCCCGGCAAGCGTTTTCGAGCTGACCGAATTCTTCCTCGGACCACAGCCCGAGGCGCGTCGGGCGCGCGATCCCGAAATCGAGGCAGCGGGAGCGCGGGCCGCGGGGCTCGAGATCGTCGACCTGCGTGCAGAACGGCTGCGGATGGAGTTCTTCGACATCGGTGCCGTGGTGTATTTCCTGCGCAAGGTCATCTGGATCGTGCCGGGCTTCACCGTCGCCGCCAACCGGGACCGACTGGCCGCGTTGCATCATCAGATCCTGACCGACGGCTCGTTCGTCGCGCACTCGTCACGGCACCTGATCGAGGCGCGCAAGCCGGGTTGA
- a CDS encoding AraC family transcriptional regulator: MDALVGLLDGVRARGAFVLRLRMDPPWSLAIRDEAPLALICQTRGEAVIVADRSGTFRLGEGDVALTRGTENYVFADDPATAPSVIINPGQQCTTLSGEDLHFEMSLGLRSWGNSARGISESIVCAYEGRSEISARLLEALPAILVLRADEWDTPLIDLLSIEAGRDGPGQEAYLDRLLDLLLIAVLRTWFDRDGNAPAWWQAEQDPVVGPALKLIYNNPAHPWTVANLAAAVGCSRAVFARRFTDQVGEPPIAFLTGWRLALAADLLRGSDTTIAAVARQVGYSTPFALSSAFKRSYGISPNEHRAG; encoded by the coding sequence GTGGACGCCCTCGTCGGACTGCTCGACGGCGTACGCGCGCGGGGCGCGTTCGTGCTGCGGCTGCGCATGGATCCACCGTGGTCGCTCGCCATCCGCGACGAAGCTCCGCTGGCGCTGATCTGCCAAACCCGGGGCGAGGCCGTGATAGTCGCCGACCGCAGCGGCACCTTCCGGTTGGGCGAGGGCGACGTCGCCCTGACCCGCGGCACCGAAAACTATGTCTTCGCCGACGATCCGGCCACTGCGCCGAGCGTCATCATCAATCCCGGCCAGCAATGCACGACCCTGTCCGGTGAGGATCTGCATTTCGAGATGTCGTTGGGCCTGCGCAGTTGGGGCAACAGCGCGCGCGGGATATCGGAGTCGATCGTCTGCGCGTACGAGGGCCGCAGCGAGATCAGCGCCCGGCTACTCGAAGCGTTGCCGGCCATCCTGGTACTGCGCGCCGACGAGTGGGACACCCCGCTGATCGATCTGCTGTCGATCGAGGCCGGGCGCGACGGCCCCGGGCAGGAGGCTTACCTCGACCGCCTGCTCGACCTGCTGCTGATCGCCGTGCTGCGCACGTGGTTCGACCGGGACGGCAATGCGCCCGCCTGGTGGCAGGCCGAACAGGATCCGGTCGTCGGGCCCGCGCTCAAGCTGATCTACAACAATCCGGCCCATCCCTGGACGGTAGCCAATCTTGCGGCAGCAGTGGGATGTTCGCGCGCGGTATTCGCCAGGCGGTTTACCGATCAGGTCGGCGAGCCACCGATCGCGTTTCTCACCGGTTGGCGGCTGGCGCTGGCGGCCGACCTGTTGCGTGGCAGTGACACCACGATCGCCGCCGTGGCCCGGCAGGTCGGGTATTCCACCCCGTTCGCGTTGAGCAGCGCGTTCAAGCGGTCCTACGGGATCAGCCCGAATGAACATCGGGCGGGGTGA